Proteins encoded by one window of Candidatus Binatia bacterium:
- a CDS encoding sulfotransferase domain-containing protein yields MRPSLALEQRIERRLLRLRANRHWLRVKSLFLPNVVILSHKRSGFQWFRQICHANMRRHVVMPPGARYQHFNVERVPEKNKLNHNAILLVRDGRDVMVSLYMASTRDGPGGTRRWEGDGTPISFRDFLRTEFMELRNARREVIRRMNPVDYWAKFNADWLASPHIVSIVHYERLLENQRGVICDVLRAFGYAEDEIDPVEVQLDFDRHSPVGRNIPSGYRRMTTGNWRRIFTPDDETWFEARAGATLRALGYPTRKDGPTLEIAANAQFAGARGVR; encoded by the coding sequence ATGAGACCGTCCCTCGCCCTCGAGCAGCGAATCGAGCGCAGGCTTCTGCGCTTGCGTGCCAACCGGCACTGGTTGCGCGTGAAGTCGCTCTTCCTGCCGAACGTCGTCATCCTGTCGCACAAGCGCAGCGGCTTTCAGTGGTTCCGCCAGATCTGCCACGCCAACATGCGGCGCCACGTCGTCATGCCGCCGGGCGCACGATACCAGCACTTCAACGTCGAGCGCGTCCCGGAAAAGAACAAGCTGAACCACAACGCGATCCTGCTCGTGCGCGACGGGCGTGACGTGATGGTGTCGCTCTACATGGCGTCGACGCGCGACGGCCCGGGCGGCACGCGGCGCTGGGAGGGCGACGGGACGCCGATCAGCTTCCGCGACTTCCTGCGCACCGAGTTCATGGAGCTGCGCAACGCGCGCCGCGAGGTCATCCGGCGCATGAACCCGGTCGACTACTGGGCGAAGTTCAACGCCGACTGGCTCGCGAGCCCGCACATCGTGAGCATCGTGCACTACGAGCGCCTGCTCGAGAACCAGCGCGGCGTGATCTGCGACGTGCTGCGCGCGTTCGGCTACGCGGAGGACGAGATCGATCCGGTCGAGGTGCAGCTCGACTTCGACCGTCACTCGCCGGTGGGCCGCAACATCCCGAGCGGCTACCGTCGCATGACGACCGGCAACTGGCGGCGCATCTTCACGCCCGACGACGAGACCTGGTTCGAGGCGCGCGCCGGCGCGACGCTGCGCGCGCTCGGCTATCCGACGCGCAAGGACGGACCGACGCTCGAGATCGCCGCGAACGCGCAGTTCGCCGGCGCCCGGGGCGTGAGATAG
- a CDS encoding ABC transporter ATP-binding protein codes for MVELTSVSLTFPAQKARSLRERISRAFGVWPADEEPRAVTALRDLNLKIERGERVGIIGFNGAGKTTLLKVMCGIYAPTTGRVVVDGDIACLFELATGFEMEATGWDNILTRGLLLGLSRAEIRERMREIAEFTELGSALDRPVKTYSAGMFVRLAFAVSTAISPDVLLLDEVIAAGDARFQEKARRRLEDMVERASLLVLVSHSMETVRQMCQRAIWLHEGRVKLDGPAAEVTAAYERGA; via the coding sequence ATGGTCGAGCTCACCTCCGTCTCGCTGACCTTCCCGGCGCAGAAGGCGCGCAGCCTGCGCGAGCGGATCAGCCGCGCGTTCGGCGTCTGGCCCGCGGACGAGGAGCCGCGCGCCGTGACCGCGCTGCGCGATCTGAACCTCAAGATCGAGCGCGGCGAGCGCGTCGGCATCATCGGCTTCAACGGCGCCGGCAAGACGACGCTGCTCAAGGTCATGTGCGGCATCTACGCGCCGACCACCGGACGCGTCGTCGTCGACGGCGACATCGCCTGCCTGTTCGAGCTCGCGACCGGCTTCGAGATGGAGGCGACGGGCTGGGACAACATCTTGACCCGCGGTCTCCTGCTCGGGCTCTCGCGCGCCGAGATCCGCGAGCGCATGCGCGAGATCGCCGAGTTCACGGAGCTCGGCAGCGCGCTCGACCGGCCGGTGAAGACGTACTCGGCGGGCATGTTCGTGCGCCTCGCGTTCGCGGTGTCGACCGCGATCTCGCCCGACGTGCTGCTGCTCGACGAGGTGATCGCCGCGGGCGACGCGCGCTTCCAGGAGAAGGCGCGGCGCCGCCTCGAGGACATGGTCGAGCGCGCCTCGCTGCTCGTGCTGGTCAGCCACTCGATGGAGACCGTTCGCCAGATGTGCCAGCGCGCGATCTGGCTGCACGAGGGCCGCGTGAAGCTCGACGGCCCCGCCGCGGAGGTGACCGCGGCCTACGAGCGCGGCGCTTGA
- a CDS encoding ABC transporter permease, with the protein MSGASQPVDADASKRPAGGGGARPSAPRPRFGSRQAHLHTFSIAWQLARLDILRRYTATMLGMVWAVLAPLLMSIVIGIVFSQLFGMELREFLPYLFLNLTLWAFFAACLDSGAIAFLAAEGYIKQIAKVSFYTYPLRMTLAAFFTLLLGLCAVAVVIVALGGRITPMWLLAIPGLAAWMLFGFAMCCLSAVLNTAVRDFQYLQSVGVQALFYATPVMFPAGLLVKHDLAWFLTWNPLYHLMMIIRVPLLYNDFPEPSHYVASALSLAFVLACAVFAMRLARPRLVFWL; encoded by the coding sequence ATGAGCGGCGCGTCGCAACCGGTGGACGCCGACGCGAGCAAGCGTCCGGCCGGGGGCGGCGGCGCCCGTCCGAGCGCTCCGCGGCCGCGCTTCGGCTCGCGCCAGGCGCACCTGCACACGTTCAGCATCGCGTGGCAGCTCGCGCGCCTCGACATCCTGCGCCGCTACACCGCGACGATGCTCGGCATGGTGTGGGCGGTGCTCGCGCCGCTGCTGATGTCGATCGTGATCGGCATCGTCTTCTCGCAGCTCTTCGGCATGGAGCTGCGCGAGTTCCTGCCGTACCTCTTTCTCAACTTGACGCTGTGGGCGTTCTTCGCGGCGTGCCTCGACAGCGGCGCGATCGCGTTCCTCGCGGCCGAGGGCTACATCAAGCAGATCGCCAAGGTGTCGTTCTACACCTACCCGCTGCGCATGACGCTCGCCGCGTTCTTCACGCTGCTGCTCGGGCTGTGCGCGGTCGCGGTGGTGATCGTCGCGCTCGGCGGACGCATCACCCCGATGTGGCTGCTCGCGATCCCCGGCCTCGCGGCGTGGATGCTGTTCGGGTTCGCGATGTGCTGCCTGTCGGCGGTGCTCAACACCGCGGTGCGCGACTTCCAGTACCTGCAGTCGGTCGGCGTGCAGGCGCTGTTCTACGCGACGCCGGTGATGTTCCCGGCGGGGCTGCTGGTCAAGCACGACCTCGCGTGGTTCCTCACCTGGAACCCGCTCTACCACCTGATGATGATCATCCGCGTCCCGCTGCTGTACAACGACTTCCCCGAGCCGTCGCACTACGTCGCGAGCGCGCTGAGCCTCGCGTTCGTCCTTGCCTGCGCGGTGTTCGCGATGCGCCTCGCACGTCCGCGTCTCGTGTTCTGGCTCTGA
- a CDS encoding glycosyltransferase family 2 protein, producing MTPNVSVTIVTFDSARHLGRCLDSLAAQTLAPREVIVVDNDSRDGSVAIARRHAVVTRVIENGANVGFAAGQNQAIAASRGDWVLVLNPDVVLDPRFLEELAPYAERPAPLGTLCGKLLRMDEDGRPVSPPRIDSAGIEFRRTFRHLDRGSEEPDDGRYGTPELVFGATGAAALYRRAMIDDVSVEGEFFDEAFFAYREDADVAWRAQLLGWDCLYVPSALGYHVRRVLPARRAQLPAMLNRHSVKNRFLMRIKNVDAAVWRRCGVRGLARDAAVVAGCLAWEWSSLPALWEVARLAPRARRQRAWIQARRRRDGAEVAGWFR from the coding sequence GTGACGCCGAACGTCTCGGTGACGATCGTCACCTTCGACAGCGCACGCCACCTCGGCCGCTGCCTCGACTCGCTGGCCGCGCAGACGCTCGCGCCGCGCGAGGTGATCGTGGTCGACAACGACTCGCGCGACGGCAGCGTGGCGATCGCGCGGCGTCACGCGGTCGTCACGCGCGTGATCGAGAACGGCGCGAACGTCGGCTTCGCCGCGGGACAGAACCAGGCGATCGCGGCGAGCCGCGGCGACTGGGTGCTGGTGCTCAACCCCGACGTCGTGCTCGATCCGCGCTTTCTCGAGGAGCTCGCGCCCTACGCGGAGCGGCCGGCGCCGCTCGGCACGCTGTGCGGCAAGCTCCTGCGCATGGACGAGGACGGGCGTCCCGTGTCGCCGCCGCGCATCGACTCGGCCGGCATCGAGTTCCGGCGCACGTTCCGCCACCTCGACCGCGGCTCCGAGGAGCCCGACGACGGACGCTACGGCACGCCGGAGCTCGTCTTCGGCGCGACCGGTGCGGCCGCGCTCTACCGGCGCGCGATGATCGACGACGTCTCGGTCGAGGGCGAGTTCTTCGACGAAGCGTTCTTCGCCTACCGCGAGGACGCCGACGTCGCCTGGCGCGCGCAGCTTCTCGGCTGGGACTGCCTTTACGTCCCCTCCGCCCTCGGCTACCACGTGCGGCGGGTCCTGCCGGCGCGGCGCGCGCAGCTTCCGGCGATGCTCAATCGACATTCGGTGAAGAACCGTTTCCTGATGCGGATCAAGAACGTCGACGCGGCGGTGTGGCGGCGCTGCGGCGTGCGCGGGCTCGCGCGCGACGCCGCGGTGGTCGCGGGCTGTCTCGCGTGGGAGTGGAGCTCGCTGCCGGCGCTGTGGGAGGTCGCGCGGCTTGCGCCGCGCGCGCGCCGTCAGCGCGCCTGGATCCAGGCGCGGCGCCGGCGCGACGGCGCCGAGGTCGCGGGGTGGTTCCGATGA
- a CDS encoding ABC transporter ATP-binding protein has translation MPRIVARSLGKKYKRYRHPMLRLVEWLSGDRIVCHEEEWALRGVSFEVGDGESLGIIGMNGAGKSTLLRVLTGTTLPSEGSFTVEGRVAALLELGLGVHPEFTGWQNATLAGQLLGLDEATLAEVLPWVQEFSELGDHMDQPVRTYSTGMQVRLAFSIATAVRPDVLIVDEALSVGDAYFQHKSMARIRSFQEQGTTLLFVTHDPAAVKALCQRAILLDRGTLLRDGPPDAVFDYYNAMIAQKEHEREIVQVEAQGQVVTRSGTREAEIVAVELLDTQGAPRRSFTVGETARIRVRLRTNRAMPSPTVGFLIRDRLGNDVFGSNTFHLGVAHEPCAAGDELVAAFDVELAVGAGSYSVSVALHTDRAHVDQSFDWWDRALVLQVAPGSGPSFTGVAALPVRATLARPSHGARDGTAG, from the coding sequence ATGCCGCGCATCGTCGCCCGCTCGCTCGGGAAGAAGTACAAGCGCTACCGCCACCCGATGCTGCGTCTCGTCGAGTGGCTGAGCGGCGACCGCATCGTCTGTCACGAGGAGGAGTGGGCGCTGCGCGGCGTGAGCTTCGAGGTCGGCGACGGCGAGTCGCTCGGCATCATCGGCATGAACGGCGCCGGCAAGAGCACGCTGCTGCGCGTGCTGACCGGCACGACGCTGCCGAGCGAGGGCTCGTTCACGGTCGAGGGACGCGTCGCGGCGCTGCTCGAGCTCGGGCTCGGCGTCCATCCAGAATTCACCGGATGGCAGAACGCGACGCTCGCGGGCCAGCTCCTCGGACTCGATGAAGCAACGCTCGCAGAAGTGCTGCCCTGGGTGCAGGAGTTCTCCGAGCTCGGCGACCACATGGACCAGCCGGTGCGCACGTACTCGACCGGCATGCAGGTGCGCCTCGCGTTCAGCATCGCGACCGCGGTGCGCCCCGACGTGCTGATCGTCGACGAGGCGCTGTCGGTCGGCGACGCGTACTTCCAGCACAAGTCGATGGCGCGCATCCGCTCGTTCCAGGAGCAGGGCACGACGCTGCTCTTCGTGACCCACGACCCGGCGGCGGTGAAGGCGCTCTGCCAGCGCGCGATCCTGCTCGACCGCGGCACGCTCTTGCGCGACGGCCCGCCCGACGCGGTCTTCGACTACTACAACGCGATGATCGCGCAGAAGGAGCACGAGCGCGAGATCGTGCAGGTCGAGGCGCAGGGTCAGGTCGTGACGCGCTCGGGCACGCGCGAGGCGGAGATCGTCGCGGTCGAGCTGCTCGACACGCAAGGAGCGCCGCGGCGCTCGTTCACCGTCGGCGAGACGGCGAGGATCCGCGTGCGGCTGCGCACGAACCGCGCCATGCCGTCGCCGACCGTCGGCTTCCTGATCCGCGACCGTCTCGGCAACGACGTCTTCGGCTCGAATACCTTCCACCTCGGCGTCGCGCACGAGCCTTGCGCGGCGGGCGACGAGCTGGTCGCGGCATTCGACGTCGAGCTCGCCGTCGGCGCCGGCAGCTACTCGGTGAGCGTCGCGCTGCACACCGACCGCGCGCACGTCGACCAGAGCTTCGACTGGTGGGACCGCGCGCTGGTGCTGCAGGTCGCGCCCGGCTCGGGCCCGAGCTTCACCGGCGTCGCGGCGCTGCCGGTGCGCGCGACGCTCGCGCGCCCGTCGCACGGCGCGCGCGACGGCACCGCGGGCTGA
- a CDS encoding ABC transporter permease — MLRNLWRYRSFILGMARREFRARYLGSVLGSAWAVLHPLTLVFVYTVIFGHLMRTRVPGAHDALGYGIFLCAGIFTWSAFTEILTRSVTVFLENGNLIKKVSFPRASLPTIVLISALVNFAIVFTILLVLLLALGRFPGWSVLGVVPLMLVQQSLALGLGTALGVVNVFFRDVGHLLAIGLQLWFWFTPIVYPLSVLGERTQSLVRLNPMTNVVVGYQEILLHGRWPDWSSYVPQVVLAVAALLLGRMTFRRLSGELADHL, encoded by the coding sequence ATGCTGCGCAACCTCTGGCGCTATCGCAGCTTCATCCTCGGCATGGCGCGGCGGGAGTTCCGGGCGCGCTACCTCGGGTCGGTGCTGGGAAGCGCGTGGGCCGTGCTCCATCCGCTGACGCTGGTCTTCGTCTACACCGTGATCTTCGGCCACCTGATGCGGACGCGCGTGCCGGGTGCGCACGACGCGCTCGGCTACGGCATCTTTCTGTGCGCCGGCATCTTCACCTGGAGCGCGTTCACCGAGATCCTGACGCGCTCGGTGACGGTGTTCCTCGAGAACGGCAACCTGATCAAGAAGGTGAGCTTCCCGCGCGCGAGCCTGCCGACGATCGTCCTCATCTCGGCGCTGGTCAACTTCGCGATCGTGTTCACGATCCTGCTCGTGCTGCTGCTCGCGCTGGGACGCTTTCCGGGCTGGTCGGTGCTCGGCGTCGTGCCGCTGATGCTCGTGCAGCAGTCGCTCGCGCTCGGGCTCGGGACGGCGCTCGGCGTCGTGAACGTCTTCTTCCGCGACGTCGGCCACCTGCTCGCGATCGGGCTGCAGCTCTGGTTCTGGTTCACGCCGATCGTGTACCCGCTGTCGGTGCTCGGCGAGCGCACGCAGTCGCTCGTGCGCTTGAACCCGATGACCAACGTCGTCGTCGGCTACCAGGAGATCCTGCTGCACGGCCGCTGGCCCGACTGGAGCTCGTACGTGCCGCAGGTCGTGCTGGCGGTCGCGGCGCTGCTGCTCGGCCGCATGACCTTCCGCCGTCTCTCGGGCGAGCTCGCGGACCATCTGTAG